In one window of Echeneis naucrates chromosome 17, fEcheNa1.1, whole genome shotgun sequence DNA:
- the greb1l gene encoding GREB1-like protein isoform X1 — MGNSYAGQLKSARFEEVLHNSIEASLRSSTGDPQPIFTQLYLEPEPYPGNMEDVKIKADLHSGETPGHEQMNGHSSNDLEELEDDDDSDSSSPPLPYLQAPAPDGCCTMDGFCQAGKDLRLVSIATEPIEVPAGFELVGAKSPSVPEHILVCAVDRRFLPDENGKNALLGFSGNCVGCGEKGFRYFTEFSNHINLKLSTQPKKQKHLKYYLVKNSQGALCKGPLICWKDCKTRQFSSTASTSKPSSSSSLSSKENGGTSGHSSSPFSLSDSPPTRTTQASSVFFGSQDLSRDCSFLKPLVSTPGNKTLPIVPTALRVSLPSNGLGVDGRPPLLSPSQVSLGPQGQGYRTADLGDSPVSSAMTSGPPKKRHRSWHPSSVVPVPPTAVPVPAIRPIICSPGSVLGVSSPQPPAAGVIQPQPVTAGETVIVPDNLLNSSGVRPVILIGHGALPYFYGNVGDIVVSPLLVSCYKSSQLTEKTLESLGINRSQLLSVETMILLTLQYLARLGSEQIPLREELEQIVLKAMLCCPGGPAISPSQLPWLARLEASVSGGSVQVLVTHNSLGEGISESLRSLGEGPHHQQCLPTYVVIICASKMSSNEFCVLVLGKYQARALAEGMLTTNEFLKEISYELITGKVSVLASHFKTTSLGDNLDKQLVRYQRRRKGQVVQPFQGDVIDHIHSQEAASMSPHSDRAELLTKVFQIYPTQLSVARSLLSQVCSIADSGSQNLDLGRFCKVDFLVLVPPSHILVHQTAQRIRQSGVLVDLGIEDFSSAHQKSDKYVARLDGDVHVKMEAFMKKVKQNPYTLFVLIHDNSHVDLTSALSGSVCHGELQGLADRVVNCQEVLDAMNLLVLQVSCFPYTLQTRQSRISLHNEVHWPSNNSPGEQTPSELIYFGLRDYSSSLQWGVASPILRCDDAFEKMVHTLLERHPHLHSMVIRSYLLIQQYTEAMMALTSSPSLRDHITPETLAMVEDLINAPSRQGSQGRGHMLLVRVPSLQLAMLARERLEDVRDKLGLQLCFAVLLGSPASELSLPRNFTSRLRAWRGCENEDWVPHTYEDLEGLPCIVILTGKDPLGETFPRSLKYSDLRLIDSSYLTRTALEQEVGLACTYVSMGVVHEPKKTITPRESDGEKASTSLNDGDELERPQSNGSAATRTSGSLAENGVSSSDVADSFQKPSTSTCPPEAATVSDVSTATQGFKQECDSLGSQLSSNPSKAPKAPPSLYSGSSSSSPSPSSSSTQRPSQSTQRGQDAKPTRVSPRTVIMSRAAYNLLAGESGSQLSSFSLLPHADVAWCSTLRPLVTHNLQGAEQSMYYRQWTITRQHHADHEAPLVPHPRRLLLTGPPQVGKTGAYLQFLRLLFRMLIRLLEVDVYDEEEEEEEEEVTTPANAKWPDIEEIRKLPFDSYPRDPKFRKASPVYSDKMPKFIKEFKQEEESQTPPERETKSIRLSRFAAHNAFHHCEQCHHYCEAGPASQLSECTFHAFTFCSSMLGEEVQLQFVIPKAKEQHFVFSQQGSHLESMRLPLVSSKDPDLLKSPIFTPTTGHQEHGLLNIFHATEGATHVHVLVVKQFEMPHYRKYWPNHILLVLPAMFNNAGVGAARFMIKELSYHNLELERNRLEEQGVKRQDVWPFIVMMDDSCVLWNVHQSANSSETSDGGSAFTNVSLKMVLQHMETTPKISLYAMCGTRKWNSRLAHKAPGPPFTRCHLHDFVMLNVDLTQNVQYDLNRYSCEEVDFNLRVNSSGLLLCRFNYFSLMKKHIPTAGSKEIPVKPKLMEIENPAPISPSQYVCAPDSEQTLLDAPAQLLLEKFLQSCSHRLFPKAIQNRNNPVLSIDSYLNISPEISVCYINSRPHSTNLNYQGLVFSGLLLYLCDSFVVSGLLKKFRFLKGATLCVICQDRSSLRQTIVRLELEDEWQFRLRDEFQTANCTEDRPLYFLTGRHV; from the exons ATGGGCAATTCATATGCTGGGCAGCTGAAGTCTGCTCGATTTGAAGAGGTCCTCCATAACTCAATTGAGGCTTCACTGCGTTCAAGCACTGGAGACCCGCAGCCCATCTTCACACAGCTCTACCTGGAGCCGGAGCCGTATCCTGGTAACATGGAAG ACGTGAAGATTAAGGCCGACCTCCACAGTGGGGAGACACCGGGCCATGAGCAAATGAACGGCCACTCTTCCAATGAtctggaggagctggaagaCGACGATgactcagacagcagcagcccTCCGCTTCCTTACCTACAGGCCCCCGCACCAGACGGCTGCTGCACAATGGATG gGTTTTGTCAGGCCGGCAAGGACCTCCGCCTTGTCTCCATAGCAACGGAGCCCATCGAAGTCCCAGCGGGCTTCGAGCTGGTGGGTGCCAAGTCCCCCAGCGTCCCTGAGCACATCCTGGTTTGTGCTGTGGACCGTCGCTTTTTGCCTGACGAGAATGGGAAAAATGCACTTTTAG GTTTTTCAGGAAACTGTGTGGGCTGTGGTGAAAAAGGTTTCAGATACTTCACTGAATTTTCCAACCACATCAACCTGAAGTTATCCACCCAGCCCAAAAAGCAGAAGCACTTAAAATACTACCTGGTGAAGAATTCTCAGGGTGCTCTGTGCAAAGGACCCCTCATCTGCTGGAAag ACTGTAAAACCCGTCAGTTCTCCAGCACTGCGTCGACTTCAAAACCCAGCTCGTCCTCGTCTCTCAGCAGTAAAGAAAACGGAGGCACCAGTGGACACAGCTCCTCTCCCTTTTCCCTGTCAG attCTCCACCTACCAGAACCACACAAGCgtcctctgttttttttgggAGTCAGGACCTGAGCCGAGACTGCAGCTTCCTCAAACCCCTGGTGTCCACACCGGGAAATAAGACTCTCCCAATAG TACCCACAGCCCTGAGGGTGAGTTTGCCGAGTAATGGTCTTGGTGTTGATGGGCGTCCTCCCTTACTGAGCCCCTCGCAGGTGTCCTTAGGGCCCCAGGGTCAGGGGTACCGCACAGCTGATTTAGGAGACAGTCCAG TTTCTTCTGCCATGACGTCGGGCCCTCCGAAGAAACGCCACCGGAGCTGGCATCCTTCCTCAGTGGTGCCAGTCCCGCCAACAGCTGTCCCTGTTCCTGCCATTCGACCTATCATTTGTTCCCCAG GTTCTGTGTTAGGGGTGTCCTCTCCTCAGCCCCCGGCCGCTGGAGTCATCCAGCCCCAACCTGTCACCGCTGGGGAGACAGTCATAGTGCCGGACAATCTGCTTAACTCTTCAGGTGTTCGCCCTGTCATCCTCATCG GACATGGTGCTTTACCATATTTCTATGGAAATGTGGGGGATATAGTGGtgagccccctgctggtcagCTGCTATAAAAGCAGCCAGCTGACAGAGAAAACCTTGGAGAGCTTGGGCATAAACAGAAGTCAGCTACTCAGCGTGGAGACGATGATTCTGCTCACGTTACAGTATCTTGCACGTTTAg GATCTGAGCAGATTCCCCtgagggaggagctggagcagatAGTGTTGAAGGCCATGTTGTGTTGTCCGGGAGGTCCTGCCATTTCTCCGTCCCAGCTGCCATGGCTGGCTCGACTTGAAGCAAGTGTCTCTGGGGGCAGTGTACAGGTCCTGGTTACCCATAACTCCCTGGGAGAGGGCATTTCTGAATCACTACGTTCTCTCGGTGAGGGTCCCCACCACCAACAGTGCCTGCCCACCTATGTGGTCATCATATGTGCCTCTAAAATGAGCAGCAATGAGttctgtgtgcttgttttgg GAAAGTACCAAGCTCGGGCCTTAGCCGAAGGTATGCTGACAACGAATGAGTTTCTGAAAGAAATCAGCTACGAGCTCATTACAGGGAAAGTCAGTGTATTGGCGTCTCACTTCAAAACCACCTCACTCG GGGACAATCTGGACAAGCAGCTGGTGCGATACCAGCGGCGACGAAAGGGACAGGTCGTCCAGCCCTTTCAGGGAGATGTCATTGACCACATTCACTCTCAGGAGGCTGCCAGCATGTCACCGCATTCAGACAGAG cagagctcTTAACGAAGGTATTCCAGATCTACCCGACTCAGCTGAGCGTGGCTCGAAGTCTTCTCTCCCAAGTCTGCTCCATCGCCGACTCAGGAAGTCAGAACCTGGACTTGGGTCGCTTCTGTAAAGTGGATTTTCTTGTTTTGGTCCCGCCCTCTCACATTCTGGTGCACCAGACAGCACAGCGCATCCGACAATCAG GAGTGCTCGTGGACTTGGGAATAGAAGACTTTTCTTCAGCCCATCAAAAATCGGACAAGTATGTGGCGCGTCTGGATGGTGACGTTCATGTTAAGATGGAGGCCTTCATGAAGAAAGTCAAACAGAACCCCTACACCCTGTTTGTCCTCATTCATGATAACTCGCATGTCGACCTCACAAG TGCTCTCTCCGGCTCTGTGTGCCACGGGGAGCTGCAGGGTCTTGCTGACCGAGTGGTGAACTGCCAGGAAGTCCTCGATGCCATGAACCTGTTGGTCCTGCAGGTCAGCTGTTTCCCATACACACTGCAGACCCGCCAGTCTCGCATCAGCTTGCACAATGAAGTTCACTGGCCCTCCAACAACAGTCCT GGGGAGCAGACTCCCAGTGAGTTGATCTACTTTGGCCTCAGGGATTACAGCAGTTCCCTGCAGTGGGGCGTGGCCAGCCCCATTCTGCGTTGTGATGATGCGTTTGAGAAGATGGTCCACACTCTGCTGGAAAG ACACCCTCACCTACACAGCATGGTGATCCGCAGTTACCTGCTGATTCAGCAGTACACCGAGGCCATGATGGCGCTGACCTCTTCCCCGTCTCTGAGAGACCACATAACCCCAGAGACTCTGGCCATGGTGGAAGACCTGATCAACGCTCCAAGCAGGCAAGGCTCTCAGGGCCGGGGCCACATGCTGCTGGTCCGCGTTCCCTCGCTGCAGCTAGCGATGCTGGCCCGGGAACGACTGGAGGACGTGAGGGATAAACTGGGGCTGCAGCTGTGCTTTGCCGTGCTGCTTGGAAGTCCTGCCTCTGAACTCAGCCTACCCAGAAACTTCACCAGCCGCCTCAGG GCATGGCGAGGCTGTGAAAACGAAGACTGGGTGCCACACACCTACGAGGATCTGGAAGGACTGCCATGCATCGTCATCCTCACAGGCAAAGACCCTCTTGGCGAGACTTTCCCCAG GTCTCTGAAATACAGTGACCTGCGCCTGATAGACTCCAGCTATCTAACTCGTACAGCCCTGGAGCAAGAGGTGGGTTTGGCCTGTACCTACGTGTCCATGGGTGTCGTACATGAGCCCAAGAAGACCATAACCCCCCGTGAATCAGACGGAGAGAAGGCCTCCACCAGCCTGAATGACGGAGATGAGCTGGAAAGACCTCAGAGCAACGGCAGCGCTGCAACCAGGACTTCTG GTTCTTTGGCAGAGAACGGGGTCAGCTCATCTGATGTGGCAGACTCCTTTCAGAAGCCCTCCACTTCCACCTGCCCCCCTGAAGCTGCCACCGTGTCAGACGTGAGCACGGCGACCCAGGGGTTCAAACAGGAGTGTGATTCTCTAGGAAGCCAGCTCTCTTCCAACCCATCAAAAGCCCCAAAGGCCCCTCCATCCCTTTACTCcggttcttcttcttcctccccctccccgtCGTCCTCCTCTACCCAGAGGCCCAGCCAGTCCACGCAGCGTGGCCAAGACGCCAAGCCCACTCGCGTTTCACCACGGACAGTAATCATGTCCCGAGCGGCGTACAACCTTTTGGCGGGAGAATCAGGCAGTCAGCTGAGCTCCTTCTCCCTGCTGCCTCATGCGGATGTGGCCTGGTGCAGCACGCTGAGGCCACTTGTCACTCACAACCTGCAGGGGGCGGAGCAGAGCATGTATTACCGCCAGTGGACCATCACCAGGCAGCATCATGCCGACCATGAGGCGCCACTTGTGCCGCATCCTCGACGCTTGTTGCTCACCGGGCCCCCACAG GTGGGGAAAACGGGGGCCTACCTGCAGTTTCTCCGTCTTCTGTTTCGGATGCTCATCAGACTGTTGGAAGTTGATGTatatgatgaggaagaggaagaggaagaggaag AGGTTACAACTCCAGCAAATGCCAAGTGGCCTGACATAGAGGAAATTCGAAAGCTTCCCTTTGACTCATACCCCCGAGACCCCAAGTTTAGGAAGGCCAGCCCTGTTTACTCTGACAAGATGCCAAAGTTCATTAAAG AATTTaagcaggaagaagagagcCAAACACCACCCGAACGAGAAACAAAGTCAATACGTCTAAGCAGGTTTGCTGCCCACAATGCCTTTCATCACTGTGAACAGTGTCATCACTACTGCGAAGCAGGCCCAGCCTCACAG CTGTCGGAGTGCACCTTTCACGCTTTCACCTTCTGCTCATCCATGCTTGGGGAGGAGGTCCAGCTCCAGTTTGTCATTCCCAAAGCCAAGGAGCAGCACTTTGTCTTCAGTCAGCAGGGCAGCCACCTGGAGAGCATGCGACTGCCTCTGGTTTCCAGCAAG GACCCTGATCTGCTAAAGAGTCCAATTTTTACCCCAACTACAGGACACCAAGAGCACGGGCTCCTCAACATTTTTCATGCCACAGAGGGCGCCACTCACGTGCATGTGCTTGTGGTTAAGCAATTTGAGATGCCCCACTACAGGAAGTACTGGCCCAACCACATCCTGCTCGTACTGCCGGCTATGTTCAACAATGCAGGAGTTG GCGCTGCTCGCTTCATGATCAAAGAGCTGTCGTACCATAACCTGGAGCTGGAGAGAAACCGACTGGAGGAGCAAGGTGTCAAGAGGCAAGATGTATGGCCTTTCATTGTCATGATGGACGACTCCTGCGTGCTGTGGAACGTCCACCAGTCGGCAAACAGCAG TGAGACATCAGACGGAGGTTCGGCCTTCACCAACGTGTCTCTGAAGATGGTGCTGCAGCATATGGAAACCACACCGAAGATATCCCTCTACGCAATGTGTGGCACTCGCAAGTGGAATAGCCGCCTGGCTCACAAGGCTCCCGGCCCCCCCTTCACCCGCTGTCATCTCCATGACTTTGTCATGCTCAATGTGGACTTGACGCAGAACGTTCAGTACGACCTTAACCG GTACAGCTGTGAAGAGGTGGACTTCAATCTCAGAGTGAACAGCAGCGGGCTGTTGCTTTGTCGCTTCAACTACTTCAgtctgatgaagaaacacattCCAACTGCGGGAAGCAAAGAGATCCCAGTTAAACCTAAACTCATG GAAATAGAAAACCCTGCTCCCATCAGCCCGTCCCAGTATGTTTGTGCCCCAGACAGCGAGCAGACCCTCCTCGATGCCCCGgcccagctgctgctggaaaagttcctgcagagctgcagccacAGACTCTTTCCAAAGGCtattcaaaacagaaacaacccaGTTCTGTCCATTGACAGCTACCTCAACATCAGCCCGGAG ATTTCTGTGTGCTACATCAACTCTCGTCCACACTCCACCAACCTGAACTATCAGGGCCTGGTGTTCAGCGGCCTGCTCCTTTACCTCTGTGACTCCTTTGTCGTCTCTGGACTCCTCAAGAAATTCCGCTTCCTTAAAG GTGCCACCCTCTGTGTGATCTGCCAGGACCGAAGTTCTCTGCGTCAGACCATCGTCCGACTagagctggaggatgaatgGCAGTTCCGTCTGCGTGACGAGTTTCAGACGGCCAACTGCACTGAGGACAGGCCCCTCTACTTTCTGACCGGCCGTCACGTTTGA